From Scyliorhinus canicula unplaced genomic scaffold, sScyCan1.1, whole genome shotgun sequence, one genomic window encodes:
- the LOC119961701 gene encoding zinc finger protein 239-like produces MSGRHLFSQDIGKVANLSSPEYHQILNMEEKSTVHSEEKPFTCSVCGRGFRQSSDLLKHQRSHTGERPFTCSQCGKGFIQSSNLLRHQRIHTDERPFQCPDCGKCYKSSGDLKSHQRVHTDEKPFRCSHCGTGFRRSFNLTQHQRVHTGERPFTCSNCMKGFITPSQLRTHQRIHTGEKPFTCSKCGKGFTCASAMLVHQRIHTGEKPFTCPHCGKGFTQSSNLLRHQRIHTDERPLNAWTVGSTVESPGN; encoded by the exons ATGTCCGGCCGCCATCTGT tttcacaggacATTGGAAAAGTCGCCAATTTATCATCACCTGAATATCatcagattttgaacatggaagagaaaagcaccgttcacagtgaggagaaaccgttcacgtgttctgtgtgtggacgaggattcagacAATCATCTGACCTGTTAAAAcatcagcgcagtcacactggggagagaccgttcacctgctctcagtgtgggaaaggattcattcagtcatccaacctgctgagacaccagcggattcacacAGATGAGAGACCGTTCCAatgcccagactgtgggaagtgctataaaagttctggggatctgaagtcccatcaacgtgttcacactgacgagaaaccgttcagatgctctcactgcgggactgggttcaggcgatcatTTAACCTCActcaacaccagcgagttcacaccggggagagaccattcacctgctctaacTGTATGAAAGGATTTATTACCCCATCCCAACTGCGGacacaccaacgcattcacactggggagaagccattcacttgctccaagtgtgggaaggggttcactTGTGCATCAGCTATGCTGgttcaccagcgaattcacaccggagagaagccattcacctgccctcattgtgggaaaggattcactcagtcatccaacctgctgagacaccagcggattcacactgatgagagaccgttaaATGCCTGGACTGTGGGAAGTACTGTCGAATCTCCTGGGAACTGA